One genomic window of Halobellus limi includes the following:
- a CDS encoding competence/damage-inducible protein A: MRVAIVTVGDELLSGDTVNTNASWLCAELTARGVDVERVTTVPDDVADIARVVNEYRAEHDAVVVTGGLGPTHDDVTMAGVAAAVGRDLEPHEEAREWLTGEGGYTAEGLVDGTTELPADAWMLPNVEGVAPGAVVEGVYVLPGVPDEMKAMFEGVAEEFSGERTFSTVVDVDEPESELIDRLSKLRDRFDVTVGSYPGESVRVKLTATDEAVVDEAAQWLRGRVDLVGDAE; the protein is encoded by the coding sequence ATGCGAGTCGCTATCGTCACCGTCGGGGACGAACTCCTCTCGGGTGACACCGTCAACACGAACGCGTCGTGGCTGTGCGCGGAGTTGACCGCCCGCGGCGTCGACGTCGAACGGGTCACGACCGTCCCGGACGACGTCGCCGACATCGCCCGCGTCGTCAACGAGTACCGCGCCGAGCACGACGCCGTCGTCGTCACCGGCGGCCTCGGTCCCACCCACGACGACGTGACGATGGCGGGCGTCGCCGCGGCGGTCGGCCGCGACCTGGAACCGCACGAGGAGGCCCGCGAGTGGCTGACCGGCGAGGGCGGCTACACCGCCGAGGGCCTCGTCGACGGGACCACCGAACTCCCGGCGGACGCGTGGATGCTCCCGAACGTCGAGGGCGTCGCGCCCGGCGCCGTCGTCGAGGGCGTCTACGTCCTGCCGGGCGTCCCGGACGAGATGAAGGCGATGTTCGAGGGCGTCGCCGAGGAGTTCAGCGGCGAGCGGACGTTCTCGACCGTCGTCGACGTCGACGAGCCCGAGAGCGAACTGATCGATCGGCTGTCGAAGTTACGGGACCGGTTCGACGTCACCGTCGGCAGCTATCCCGGAGAATCGGTCCGCGTGAAACTCACCGCCACCGACGAGGCCGTCGTCGACGAGGCGGCGCAGTGGCTTCGCGGGCGGGTCGATCTCGTCGGAGACGCGGAGTAG
- a CDS encoding SRPBCC family protein, giving the protein MTVRVRRVFEFDAPPEAVWDFISDPSKRADSISVVERYEVDEESGDATWHVRLPIPFVNSTARVETSDIARDPPRHVKFVGKSSVLRVTGEHTVEATDGGARLVNEFVVDGRVPGVERFFERNLDTELENLERALRGAVESDA; this is encoded by the coding sequence ATGACGGTACGCGTGCGGCGGGTATTCGAGTTCGACGCCCCGCCAGAGGCCGTGTGGGACTTCATCTCCGACCCCTCGAAGCGTGCGGACTCGATCAGCGTCGTCGAGCGGTACGAGGTCGACGAGGAGAGTGGCGACGCGACGTGGCACGTCCGACTGCCGATCCCGTTCGTGAACTCGACGGCGCGCGTAGAGACGAGCGACATCGCCCGCGACCCGCCGCGGCACGTCAAGTTCGTCGGCAAGTCCTCGGTGTTGCGCGTCACCGGCGAACACACGGTGGAAGCGACCGACGGCGGCGCGCGCCTCGTCAACGAGTTCGTCGTCGACGGGCGGGTCCCCGGCGTCGAGCGGTTCTTCGAGCGGAACCTCGATACGGAACTGGAGAACCTCGAACGCGCGCTCCGAGGGGCCGTCGAGTCCGACGCCTGA
- a CDS encoding SIMPL domain-containing protein — translation MSRRTLATVGVIALILLAGCSGTLSGAASEAPSSNSGSTIEVSGAGSASGEPNRAVVRVGVTATAEDAVTARQRLAENVSRMRTALTELGVGDEQIATEYYDVGRDYRPPRRDGEEPEVRYRASHDFEITLSDVERVGPVIDTAVGNGATSVDDVSFTLSAERRQRLEHRARRSAMTDARQKAETVAEAANLTVTGVHVVRVGGGSPRPSAVEYAATATPAADGGTDVESGPVDVVANVEVVYNATATGA, via the coding sequence ATGTCACGACGAACGCTCGCGACCGTCGGCGTGATCGCGTTGATCCTGCTGGCGGGCTGCTCGGGGACCCTCTCGGGCGCTGCGTCCGAGGCCCCGTCCTCGAACTCGGGCAGCACGATCGAGGTCTCCGGCGCCGGAAGCGCCAGCGGCGAACCGAACCGTGCTGTCGTCCGGGTCGGCGTCACCGCGACCGCCGAGGACGCGGTGACCGCCCGCCAGCGACTCGCCGAGAACGTCTCGCGGATGCGGACGGCGCTCACCGAACTGGGCGTCGGGGACGAACAGATCGCCACCGAGTACTACGACGTCGGTCGCGACTACCGGCCGCCGCGGCGGGACGGCGAGGAGCCCGAGGTGCGGTACCGCGCCTCCCACGACTTCGAGATCACGCTCTCGGACGTCGAGCGGGTCGGTCCGGTGATCGACACCGCCGTCGGGAACGGCGCGACCAGCGTCGACGACGTCTCGTTCACCCTCTCGGCCGAGCGGCGACAGCGGCTCGAACACCGGGCGCGCCGGTCCGCGATGACCGACGCCAGACAGAAGGCCGAGACCGTCGCCGAGGCGGCGAACCTCACCGTCACCGGGGTTCACGTCGTCCGCGTCGGCGGCGGGTCGCCGCGGCCCAGCGCCGTCGAGTACGCGGCCACCGCGACTCCGGCGGCGGACGGCGGCACCGACGTCGAGAGCGGCCCGGTCGACGTCGTCGCGAACGTCGAGGTCGTGTACAACGCCACGGCGACGGGCGCCTAA
- a CDS encoding tRNA (cytidine(56)-2'-O)-methyltransferase: MNDTPEVAVLRYGHRPGRDDRMTTHVGLTARALGADRVIFPDNAGQSEETVEDITARFGGPFEVELTERLDATIREWEGSVVHLTMYGERVQDVTGGIRETHREEPLLIVVGGEKVPFEVYEEADWNVGVTNQPHSEVAGLAVFLDRLFDGEELEREWADADRRVIPQERGKRVVDGEELDEP; the protein is encoded by the coding sequence ATGAACGACACGCCAGAGGTGGCCGTCCTCCGGTACGGCCACCGCCCGGGCCGGGACGACCGGATGACGACGCACGTGGGCCTGACCGCGCGGGCGCTCGGCGCCGACCGGGTGATCTTCCCCGACAACGCGGGGCAGTCGGAGGAGACCGTCGAGGACATCACGGCGCGGTTCGGCGGCCCCTTCGAGGTGGAACTGACCGAGCGACTGGACGCGACGATCCGCGAGTGGGAGGGGTCGGTCGTCCACCTGACGATGTACGGCGAGCGGGTGCAGGACGTGACCGGCGGGATCCGCGAGACGCACCGCGAGGAACCGCTCCTGATCGTCGTCGGCGGCGAGAAGGTCCCCTTCGAGGTGTACGAGGAGGCCGACTGGAACGTCGGCGTCACGAACCAGCCCCACTCTGAGGTCGCGGGGCTGGCCGTCTTCCTGGACCGGCTGTTCGACGGCGAGGAACTCGAACGAGAGTGGGCGGACGCCGACCGACGCGTGATCCCGCAGGAGCGCGGAAAGCGGGTCGTCGACGGCGAGGAACTCGACGAGCCGTGA
- a CDS encoding phosphate signaling complex PhoU family protein: protein METRKVQRLGPSTLAMTLPAEWAKEHNVNKGDEVSLRMGGKGTLTVLPESASQEDSSATIRADNLDADSLERAIVAQYVLGRRVIHIEKSDGALDSEHINAVYKAETQLMGLGVIEETPDRIAIRCSVDPEDFTLNNLLERLENTGSTMRGEAIKALAHGNTDLAQRALNRERQANKIFVLLLRLIFTAYQNPNLARAVGLESGFPLIGYRSVAKNLELTADNAEDIANIAMNAEGHTLDVDSGTMRRIREFTDQVDELTKTAVQSVVERDYDKTVECRTLFRQLRDREQEILDDLPEMENEELLQVREVLVSLQQTAQYAMRNAEIAANLALNEESEHVTIG, encoded by the coding sequence ATGGAAACGCGTAAGGTACAGCGGTTGGGTCCCTCGACGCTGGCGATGACGCTCCCGGCGGAGTGGGCGAAGGAACACAACGTCAACAAAGGCGACGAGGTGTCGCTCCGGATGGGCGGGAAGGGCACGCTGACGGTGCTCCCGGAATCGGCGAGTCAGGAGGACTCCTCGGCGACGATCCGCGCGGACAACCTCGACGCCGACTCGCTCGAACGGGCGATCGTCGCCCAGTACGTCCTCGGGCGGCGGGTGATTCACATCGAAAAGAGCGACGGCGCGCTCGACTCCGAGCACATCAACGCCGTCTACAAGGCCGAAACGCAACTGATGGGCCTGGGCGTCATCGAGGAGACGCCCGACCGGATCGCCATCCGGTGTTCGGTCGACCCCGAGGACTTCACGCTGAACAACCTCCTCGAACGGCTGGAGAACACCGGCAGCACGATGCGCGGGGAGGCGATCAAGGCGCTCGCACACGGGAACACGGACCTCGCCCAGCGCGCGCTGAACCGCGAACGGCAGGCGAACAAGATCTTCGTGCTCCTGCTCCGCCTGATCTTCACCGCCTACCAGAATCCGAACCTCGCCCGCGCGGTCGGCCTGGAGTCGGGGTTCCCGCTGATCGGCTACCGCTCGGTCGCGAAGAACCTCGAACTGACCGCCGACAACGCCGAGGACATCGCCAACATCGCGATGAACGCCGAGGGCCACACCCTCGACGTCGACTCCGGGACGATGCGCCGGATCCGGGAGTTCACCGATCAGGTCGACGAACTCACTAAGACGGCCGTGCAGTCCGTCGTCGAGCGCGACTACGACAAGACGGTCGAGTGCCGCACGCTGTTCCGACAGCTACGGGACCGCGAGCAGGAGATCCTCGACGACCTCCCCGAGATGGAGAACGAAGAGCTGCTCCAGGTCCGCGAGGTTCTCGTCAGCCTCCAGCAGACCGCCCAGTACGCGATGCGGAACGCCGAGATCGCGGCCAACCTCGCGCTGAACGAGGAGTCCGAACACGTCACGATCGGGTGA
- a CDS encoding ATP-NAD kinase family protein: MRLGFVVNPIAGMGGRVGLKGTDGKVQEARRRGAEPRAPDRARRALEALREQSEGDVDLVTWGGSMGADVARAVGFDAEVLGGPGSDPTDGDDGEPGVDGRGTADEAPPETADEAPPETSAEDTARAVEAFLDDGVDIVVFVGGDGTAADVAEVVEGTEIPILGVPAGVKVYSSVFAVSPEDAAHVVATFERTERREVLDIDEDEYREGEVHPELRAIAHVPVAEELQSSKQLGGGNVEALAAGVADDIRGSEKTFVLGPGSTVGAIKEELGFEGSPIGVDVWRDGEVLALDASESEILDALGPDGENVVVVSPIGGQGFVFGRGNPQLSPAVIRRSDVEIVASRSKLDTIGELRVDTDDPELDAELRGWTKVRIGRFERRMMRIA; the protein is encoded by the coding sequence ATGCGACTCGGGTTCGTGGTCAACCCCATCGCGGGGATGGGCGGCCGCGTCGGACTGAAGGGAACGGACGGTAAGGTGCAAGAGGCCCGCCGCCGCGGGGCGGAACCCCGGGCGCCGGACCGCGCGCGGCGGGCGCTCGAAGCCCTCCGCGAGCAGAGCGAGGGAGACGTCGACCTGGTGACGTGGGGCGGGTCGATGGGCGCGGACGTCGCCCGCGCGGTGGGGTTCGACGCCGAGGTGCTCGGCGGCCCCGGTTCGGACCCGACCGACGGGGACGACGGCGAGCCCGGGGTGGACGGCCGCGGGACGGCGGACGAAGCCCCGCCCGAGACGGCGGACGAAGCCCCGCCCGAAACGAGCGCCGAGGACACCGCCCGAGCCGTCGAGGCGTTCCTCGACGACGGAGTCGACATCGTCGTCTTCGTCGGCGGCGACGGCACCGCCGCGGACGTCGCCGAAGTCGTCGAGGGGACTGAAATCCCGATCCTGGGCGTGCCGGCGGGCGTGAAGGTGTACTCGTCGGTGTTCGCCGTCTCGCCGGAGGACGCGGCCCACGTGGTCGCGACGTTCGAGCGGACCGAGCGGCGCGAGGTGCTCGACATCGACGAGGACGAGTACCGCGAGGGCGAGGTCCACCCCGAACTGCGAGCGATCGCCCACGTCCCCGTCGCCGAGGAGTTACAGTCCTCGAAGCAACTCGGCGGCGGCAACGTCGAGGCGCTCGCGGCGGGCGTCGCCGACGACATCCGCGGGAGCGAGAAGACGTTCGTGCTCGGCCCGGGGAGCACCGTCGGCGCGATCAAGGAGGAACTCGGCTTCGAGGGGTCGCCGATCGGAGTCGACGTCTGGCGCGACGGCGAGGTGCTCGCCCTCGACGCGAGCGAGTCCGAGATCTTAGACGCGCTCGGTCCCGACGGCGAGAACGTCGTCGTCGTCTCGCCGATCGGCGGCCAGGGATTCGTGTTCGGCCGCGGCAACCCGCAGCTCTCCCCCGCCGTGATCCGCCGCAGCGACGTCGAGATCGTCGCCTCGCGCTCGAAGCTCGACACGATCGGCGAACTCCGCGTCGACACCGACGACCCGGAGCTTGACGCCGAACTCCGCGGGTGGACGAAGGTCCGGATCGGTCGCTTCGAGCGGCGGATGATGCGGATCGCGTGA
- a CDS encoding transcription factor, which yields MAFEELLNDPVIQKYLHELVGPTGMPVAAAPPDGEVTDEELAEELGLELNDVRRALFILYENDLAEYRRVRDEDSGWLTYLWTFHYENIPENLQEEMYRLLDALEERLEYERTHEFYLSEPAGIRFEFSEAMEQGFQCPETGAPLEPMENDDMVEAMERRIEELRDELNVDVGRDD from the coding sequence ATGGCTTTTGAGGAGCTGCTGAACGACCCTGTCATCCAGAAGTACCTCCACGAGCTGGTCGGACCGACGGGGATGCCGGTGGCCGCGGCTCCGCCGGACGGCGAGGTGACCGACGAGGAACTCGCCGAGGAGTTGGGACTCGAACTCAACGACGTCCGACGGGCGCTTTTCATCCTCTATGAGAACGACCTGGCGGAGTACCGCCGGGTCCGCGACGAGGACTCCGGATGGCTCACCTACCTCTGGACCTTCCACTACGAGAACATCCCGGAGAACCTCCAGGAGGAGATGTACCGCCTCCTCGACGCCTTGGAGGAACGACTGGAGTACGAGCGGACCCACGAGTTCTACCTCTCGGAACCGGCGGGCATCCGCTTCGAGTTCTCCGAGGCGATGGAGCAGGGCTTCCAGTGCCCCGAGACGGGCGCGCCGCTGGAGCCGATGGAGAACGACGACATGGTCGAAGCGATGGAGCGCCGGATCGAGGAACTCCGCGACGAACTCAACGTCGACGTAGGCCGGGACGACTGA
- a CDS encoding DUF7525 family protein: METAAASSDKGFGLTVLFSIVAVLGVAAMFAAGVSGDQFVAAIGFAAAIIAASLAVSATHLFG, translated from the coding sequence ATGGAAACCGCAGCCGCCAGTTCGGACAAGGGATTCGGTCTGACCGTCCTCTTTTCGATCGTCGCCGTGCTCGGCGTGGCCGCGATGTTCGCCGCGGGGGTGAGCGGCGATCAGTTCGTCGCCGCGATCGGGTTCGCCGCCGCGATCATCGCCGCCTCGCTCGCGGTGTCGGCGACGCACCTCTTCGGCTGA
- a CDS encoding DUF4382 domain-containing protein, whose translation MNRKTVATVLVAALVVLAGCSGGISGAPNGGTDDGSTATDVQSPTGGTDSSTGTVNLYISDEQNAIGDFEHLNVTITRVGLKPAGDDGGEDADDADDSETDADDESDDSDEVDDETNDSETATSTNAVETESADADDADDSDEPDDGDERDDSDETDDADERDDGEWVEYEVDDRTVDLTRLQGANATRLSSLDAPNGTYEKVFVYVSDVNGTLKDGSDQRVKLPSGKLQLNSEFTVGEGESVDFVFDITAIKAGQSGKYILKPVISESGTDVEIDRVDDDDDGDGDDEGDDDREDRTESALNATFVDDVAPGENATLRVTENGSAVENATVEVDDGPTGTTDANGEYVVSIPDDAEELEVSIAHDDAETELEFEFEGGPSTDSGSDDGADGPDATAD comes from the coding sequence ATGAACCGAAAGACAGTCGCGACCGTCCTCGTCGCAGCGCTGGTGGTTCTCGCCGGGTGTTCCGGCGGAATCTCCGGTGCGCCGAACGGGGGCACAGACGACGGATCGACGGCCACGGACGTGCAGTCGCCCACCGGTGGGACCGATAGTAGCACCGGGACGGTGAACCTGTACATCAGCGACGAACAGAACGCGATCGGCGACTTCGAACACCTCAACGTCACGATCACCCGGGTCGGACTGAAACCGGCCGGTGACGATGGCGGCGAGGACGCCGACGACGCGGACGACAGCGAGACGGATGCGGACGACGAGTCGGACGACAGCGACGAAGTGGACGACGAGACGAACGACAGCGAGACGGCCACGTCGACGAACGCCGTAGAAACGGAGTCCGCTGACGCCGACGACGCAGACGATAGTGACGAACCCGATGACGGTGACGAGCGCGACGACAGTGACGAAACCGACGACGCCGACGAGCGCGACGATGGCGAGTGGGTCGAGTACGAGGTCGACGACCGGACGGTCGATCTGACCCGTCTCCAGGGCGCGAACGCGACGCGGCTCTCGTCGCTCGACGCCCCGAACGGGACCTACGAGAAGGTGTTCGTCTACGTCTCCGACGTGAACGGGACGTTGAAAGACGGCAGCGACCAGCGCGTGAAACTGCCGAGCGGGAAGCTCCAGTTGAACTCGGAGTTCACCGTCGGCGAGGGCGAATCGGTCGACTTCGTCTTCGACATCACCGCGATAAAGGCGGGCCAGAGCGGGAAGTACATCCTCAAGCCCGTCATCTCCGAGTCGGGGACCGACGTCGAGATCGACCGGGTCGACGATGACGACGACGGAGACGGTGACGACGAAGGCGACGACGACCGTGAGGACCGGACGGAATCGGCGCTGAACGCCACCTTCGTCGACGACGTCGCACCCGGCGAGAACGCGACGCTCCGGGTCACTGAAAACGGCTCCGCGGTCGAGAACGCGACGGTCGAGGTCGACGACGGACCGACCGGGACCACCGACGCGAACGGCGAGTACGTCGTCTCGATCCCCGACGACGCCGAGGAACTGGAAGTGTCGATCGCCCACGACGACGCGGAGACCGAGTTGGAGTTCGAGTTCGAGGGCGGTCCGTCCACTGACTCCGGGTCGGACGACGGAGCCGACGGACCGGACGCGACCGCGGACTAG
- a CDS encoding DUF7123 family protein: MSEFTEEEQRIVAYLRESVSAGERYFRAKNIADAIGLSAKQVGVRLPRLAEKSEDVEIEKWGRARSTTWRVTRS, from the coding sequence ATGAGCGAGTTCACCGAGGAGGAACAGCGCATCGTCGCGTACCTCCGTGAGAGCGTCTCCGCCGGCGAGCGGTACTTCCGGGCGAAGAACATCGCCGACGCCATCGGTCTCTCGGCCAAGCAGGTGGGGGTCCGGCTCCCGCGGCTCGCCGAGAAGTCCGAGGACGTCGAGATCGAGAAGTGGGGGCGCGCGCGGTCGACGACGTGGCGGGTCACCCGCAGCTGA
- a CDS encoding DUF2110 family protein has protein sequence MVVLATKCYVGGDARERALDSFDSLVRNDVGELDVEWTIDVREDDFVSVELDGEDATVAANVLAETWGEITPEFEDGETYVGTLDSWDDDGWTLDAGNGERVRIATDELGLGTGSATQIRDRFGVVQHTPLRFVAGEAPHLADATRDRLYDWTREEGAGRVNVNSATRGEVRATVNRAGHANDIVTVERLGLLEQSIVCPEDTDPPGLLASIGSYLRSELKCVLTG, from the coding sequence ATGGTCGTCCTCGCAACCAAGTGCTACGTCGGGGGCGACGCCCGCGAACGCGCGCTGGACAGTTTCGACTCGCTCGTCCGCAACGACGTCGGCGAACTCGACGTCGAGTGGACGATCGACGTCCGCGAGGACGACTTCGTGAGCGTCGAACTCGACGGGGAGGACGCGACCGTCGCCGCCAACGTCCTCGCCGAGACGTGGGGCGAGATCACGCCCGAGTTCGAGGACGGAGAGACGTACGTCGGCACGCTCGACTCTTGGGACGACGACGGCTGGACCCTCGACGCCGGCAACGGGGAACGCGTCCGGATCGCGACCGACGAACTCGGGCTCGGAACGGGGTCGGCGACCCAGATCCGCGATCGGTTCGGCGTCGTCCAGCACACGCCGCTGCGGTTCGTCGCCGGCGAGGCCCCCCACCTCGCGGACGCGACGCGGGACCGCCTGTACGACTGGACGCGCGAGGAGGGTGCCGGCCGCGTGAACGTCAACAGCGCCACCCGCGGCGAGGTCCGGGCGACGGTCAATCGGGCGGGTCACGCGAACGACATCGTGACGGTCGAACGGCTCGGACTGCTCGAACAGAGCATCGTCTGTCCGGAGGACACCGATCCGCCGGGGCTGCTCGCCAGCATCGGCTCGTACCTCCGATCGGAACTGAAGTGCGTCCTGACAGGCTGA
- a CDS encoding LEA type 2 family protein: MWSILLLGGRLRTALVALVALGVLGGGAFAAGVIGVPSVAGVENTFGPVDENTTVVETDLTVSNPNPVGASLGGLTVDYEVLMNDVRLANGTKEGVSVGTGNSTLNFTTAADNDRIPPWWVSHVRNDERTTVTVDTSVTSETVGRTVDPPNVTRQVETDLLSQFNSTETRPIDADQPLVSDPVLYVNETSAQWGEVTDSRTAMDLTFVVYNPKPYPIGVSELGYDISMNDVAVGDGSTESEYVIPPKSTETIEATVYIRNDRIDEWWVTHLERNQVTDLRIDFDARLDLADTTVTVPLDSLTYTETIETDIFGTKPTDPDATGESDADDSSESSTETPSEGTETPTETTSTDDDGLLGDGTETTSAPTPTETPTATETATPTETATDDGGLLG, encoded by the coding sequence ATGTGGTCGATCCTCCTGCTCGGCGGGCGGCTCCGAACGGCACTCGTCGCGCTGGTCGCTCTGGGAGTGCTCGGCGGCGGCGCGTTCGCGGCGGGCGTGATCGGGGTTCCCTCGGTCGCGGGCGTCGAGAACACGTTCGGGCCGGTCGACGAGAACACGACTGTCGTCGAGACGGACCTCACCGTCTCGAACCCGAACCCCGTCGGTGCCTCCCTCGGCGGCCTCACCGTCGACTACGAGGTCCTGATGAACGACGTGCGACTCGCGAACGGGACCAAGGAGGGCGTCTCCGTCGGCACGGGCAACTCCACGCTGAACTTCACGACGGCGGCCGACAACGACCGGATCCCGCCGTGGTGGGTCTCCCACGTCCGCAACGACGAGCGGACGACCGTCACCGTCGACACCTCGGTGACGTCGGAGACGGTCGGGCGGACCGTCGACCCGCCGAACGTCACCCGGCAGGTCGAGACGGACCTGCTCTCGCAGTTCAACTCCACGGAAACGCGTCCGATCGACGCCGATCAGCCGCTCGTCTCCGATCCCGTCCTCTACGTCAACGAGACGAGCGCGCAGTGGGGCGAGGTGACGGACTCTCGGACGGCGATGGATCTCACCTTCGTCGTGTACAACCCCAAACCGTATCCGATCGGCGTCAGCGAACTCGGGTACGACATTTCGATGAACGACGTCGCGGTCGGCGACGGGTCGACCGAGTCGGAGTACGTGATTCCGCCGAAGTCGACGGAGACCATCGAGGCGACCGTCTACATCCGCAACGACAGGATCGACGAGTGGTGGGTGACCCACCTCGAACGGAACCAGGTGACCGACCTCCGGATCGACTTCGACGCCCGGCTGGACCTCGCCGACACGACCGTGACCGTCCCGCTCGACTCGCTCACGTACACGGAGACGATCGAGACGGATATCTTCGGGACGAAGCCGACTGATCCGGACGCGACCGGAGAGAGCGACGCGGACGACAGCTCGGAGTCGTCGACCGAGACGCCGTCGGAGGGCACCGAGACCCCGACCGAGACGACGTCGACCGACGATGACGGACTTCTCGGAGACGGGACCGAAACGACGAGCGCGCCGACGCCGACGGAGACGCCGACGGCGACGGAGACAGCAACACCGACGGAGACGGCGACCGACGACGGCGGTCTGCTCGGATGA
- a CDS encoding DUF2797 domain-containing protein, with protein sequence MQFVGYDTGEAGLYVSEAGGDRDGDTSSPSETDAGAAVEFVPLDPGVELAYTLGDRHCAGTVTDEGHVSCPDPTAPHCPQHRSTWVCAKCTGTCLKDEMDCVEPHAVYLAAFAPDTFKVGVTREWRFETRLREQGADRGALLAVVPDGRVAREREAEIAAEIPDRVRIPKKRVGLHRDVDTDAWRALLDDFDVDEDDRHEFDYGLDLRDRPVAETIATGTVRGVKGRLLVLDHAGSTYAVDLRDLVGYEATPEATTRDLQASLGAWG encoded by the coding sequence GTGCAGTTCGTCGGCTACGACACGGGCGAAGCGGGGCTCTACGTGAGCGAGGCGGGCGGCGACCGCGACGGCGACACGTCGTCGCCCTCGGAGACGGACGCGGGCGCGGCCGTCGAGTTCGTCCCGCTCGATCCCGGGGTCGAACTCGCCTACACGCTCGGCGACCGCCACTGCGCCGGGACGGTCACCGACGAGGGACACGTTTCGTGCCCCGATCCGACCGCGCCGCACTGCCCGCAGCACCGCTCGACGTGGGTCTGTGCGAAGTGCACGGGCACGTGTCTCAAAGACGAGATGGACTGCGTCGAACCGCACGCGGTCTACCTCGCGGCGTTCGCGCCCGACACGTTCAAAGTGGGCGTCACGAGGGAGTGGCGATTCGAGACCCGGCTTCGCGAGCAGGGCGCAGACCGCGGCGCGCTCCTCGCCGTCGTCCCCGACGGCCGCGTCGCCCGCGAGCGCGAGGCCGAGATCGCCGCGGAGATTCCGGACCGGGTCCGGATCCCGAAGAAACGGGTGGGGCTCCACCGCGACGTCGATACCGACGCGTGGAGGGCCCTCCTCGACGACTTCGACGTCGACGAGGACGACCGCCACGAGTTCGACTACGGACTCGACTTACGGGACCGACCGGTCGCAGAGACCATCGCCACCGGGACCGTCCGCGGCGTCAAGGGTCGGCTGCTGGTGCTCGACCACGCGGGTAGCACCTACGCCGTCGACCTGCGCGACCTCGTCGGCTACGAGGCGACCCCCGAGGCGACGACGCGCGACCTGCAGGCGAGCCTGGGCGCGTGGGGATAA
- a CDS encoding DUF5803 family protein — MNRRLLLATGCLALLAVTSGCLGIGTGPVSADRLDSDPAEPYEWETNRTAHVTIQENTQFRTVMETNSSTIELYRRDGFGGTNPLSVQSVRYRYPNGTVITGSEIQNRSGEVRQTRDETVVALPDGAPPSGGALAFTSGGTPKRFTLPTYVEGTYEVVLPPDRRLDFPIFGQVSPRGYEAAPDENGQVHVVWDEPVTADTISIRFYLQRDLYIFAGIVALVGVVGGGGLFYYRRQIDRLRQQRLEMGIDVEIDDDDEGPPPGMR, encoded by the coding sequence ATGAACCGACGACTCCTCCTCGCGACCGGCTGTCTCGCCCTCCTCGCGGTCACCAGCGGCTGTCTCGGGATCGGAACCGGACCGGTCTCGGCGGACCGCCTCGACAGCGACCCCGCCGAGCCCTACGAGTGGGAGACGAACCGCACCGCCCACGTCACGATCCAGGAGAACACCCAGTTCCGGACGGTGATGGAGACGAACAGTTCGACGATCGAACTGTACCGACGCGACGGCTTCGGCGGGACGAACCCGCTCTCGGTGCAGTCGGTGCGGTACCGCTACCCCAACGGGACGGTTATCACGGGGAGCGAGATCCAGAACCGCAGCGGAGAGGTGCGACAGACGCGCGACGAGACCGTCGTCGCACTCCCCGACGGCGCGCCGCCGAGCGGGGGCGCGCTGGCGTTCACGAGCGGCGGAACGCCGAAGCGCTTCACGCTTCCGACCTACGTCGAGGGGACTTACGAGGTCGTGTTGCCGCCGGACCGTCGGCTCGACTTCCCGATCTTCGGGCAGGTCTCGCCTCGCGGCTACGAGGCGGCGCCGGACGAGAACGGGCAGGTCCACGTCGTCTGGGACGAACCGGTGACGGCCGACACCATCTCGATCCGGTTCTACCTCCAGCGCGACCTCTACATCTTCGCCGGGATCGTCGCTCTCGTCGGCGTCGTCGGCGGCGGCGGGCTGTTCTACTACCGCCGGCAGATCGATCGGCTCCGGCAGCAACGCCTGGAGATGGGGATCGACGTCGAGATCGACGACGACGACGAGGGACCGCCGCCGGGGATGCGCTGA